Proteins encoded together in one Kitasatospora albolonga window:
- a CDS encoding deaminase produces MRTLISTAFVSLDGVMEAPGGEPGYRNTGWTFKDVEFLPEAYEIKGREQEEAAALMLGRTSYEAFSAVWPGMAEFARYKVMPKYVVSTTLQEDGLVSGWGDTTILRSADEVAALKETDGGPIIIHGSAALNRSLSDAGLIDRYHLLVFPLLLGAGKRLFSSTDKDVQKLKLVEYEAYANGIQKNVFDVVR; encoded by the coding sequence ATGCGCACACTGATCAGCACCGCCTTCGTCTCGCTCGACGGCGTGATGGAGGCCCCGGGCGGCGAGCCCGGTTACCGGAACACGGGGTGGACCTTCAAGGACGTGGAGTTCCTGCCGGAGGCGTACGAGATCAAGGGCCGGGAGCAGGAGGAGGCGGCCGCGCTGATGCTGGGCCGGACCAGCTACGAGGCGTTCAGCGCGGTGTGGCCGGGGATGGCGGAGTTCGCCCGGTACAAGGTGATGCCGAAGTACGTCGTCTCCACCACGCTCCAGGAGGACGGCCTGGTCTCCGGCTGGGGCGACACCACGATCCTGCGCTCGGCCGACGAGGTGGCCGCGCTGAAGGAGACCGACGGCGGCCCGATCATCATCCACGGCAGCGCCGCCCTGAACCGGAGCCTGTCGGACGCCGGGCTGATCGACCGGTACCACCTGCTCGTCTTCCCGCTGCTGCTGGGCGCGGGCAAGCGGCTGTTCAGCTCGACGGACAAGGACGTCCAGAAGCTGAAGCTGGTCGAGTACGAGGCGTACGCGAACGGCATCCAGAAGAACGTGTTCGACGTCGTACGCTGA